The Macadamia integrifolia cultivar HAES 741 chromosome 4, SCU_Mint_v3, whole genome shotgun sequence genome contains the following window.
AGTCCTCTGGGTAAAGCCTTTTTGCTCTATTGCTGAAGTGGATGCTGCTATCTTGAGATATACTTAAGACAATGTAGAGATGGCTGTGTGTGGCTGACCATAGTGATGGCTGTGTGAGGATGAGTGCTGCTAGATGAGAATGCAGCAATACCCATGTCCCAAAGAAACCTCATCAACCTGTACCTGTGGCACAAGTTGTTCTGGTGCCTTACCCAGTTCATTGTGAGGTCTCAGAAATGGAGATACTTGTCATCCATAGTGAGATGCACAAAGAGAGCATGTGCTTGTCATGCAGGAGCTATGACTCCTCTTGATTATACGCCTCAGCTCTGTTCTGCATTTTATCTCTGCATTTGGGGTTTGGACCACTTCATTATTATCCTGTGTACGACATGTGTACTTGATTTCAGTTCTGCACTTCagcctcttctctcttttctgtttccttGACCCAAAGTATTGGTGATTTTGTGGTAGACAACTCGGGCTTAGGCTCCCAACATAATTTTTTCTGAGAAACCATGATCTCTCAGATAAAAAATTAGGTCCTTCTATATCCAGGAGAGTTAGTGAAATTAGATTCTGCTTCTCTGAATCTCAAATACCTTTACTGATGTttctgagaaaagaaagattatggtttagggagaGGGAATTCCTGGCAgactttattttttaaactttgGTGATTTACACATTATCTGAATATATTTTGCTGTCCATAAGTCATTAATTGATTGCTTTCATTTGTGTTGTTACAACTCAGCAAAAATTGGTTATGTATATTCTTCTGAATTGATTCAAGATACTAAAACTAATTGCTTTTTGTTTTCTGTTGGTTTTGCCTCAAGAAATGGCGAGCACACTCTACCTAACTCATTTGTATATTTGCTTATTCCAGGTGAGGAGATTTCTCCCATGACTATTTATTGTGTGGCTTTTTGTTATTCAACTCGACTTCTGAAAGGTCAATGATCCTTGTGTTTTTTAATGTGGTTATCAGGTCTGTTTAGCAACCATAGTCCCTTGTATTTTGTGAGCACAAAAAGGTTTTTCTCGAAGATGGGTCTTGCTTGTCATATTGCAAAGATTCATAGTGAGGTGAAGATAATTACTTTTATGCTAGACTACTAGGACTGAACTGGTACATAATGAGAAGTGAGAAGCCTGGCAACAAGTTCTgcatttatacttttctttaTGAAAATTAACAATCATCTAACCATTTTTAacattttgttttgttatttgTTAATTTTTCATTTGCAGGCATCAGTTGAGCACAATGCCTGGGAACTGAAGCAATACATCGAAGAACTTTATTGGGGGTCTGGGAAGCGCATTTTACTGCTTGGGCACAGTAAGGGTGGGGTagatgctgctgctgctttgtCAATTTATTGGTCTGCCTTGGAGGACAAAGTTGCTGGTTTGGCACTGGTACAATGTCCATATGGAGGCACCCCAATTGCTTCTGATATTCTTCGAGAAGGACAGATTGCTGACAAGGAAGTGAGGAGGACCATGGAGCTCTTGCTCTGCAAGCTGATCAAGGTTTTCCCATCACTTTGGTATTAAAACATAGTTGAACCTTAACACGACATCACCATAAAATGGCATGAAAGCATAATAAAATTTGACCCATAACAAAATtgaaacacaagaaaaataaaaaactttgaTATGAACTTTTTCAACTTAAtggtttggataaaaaaaatgtaagcaGAAAAGGATGCATGAATATTTACTTTTATAAGCAAAGCCATGAAAACATTTAGTTACATCTAACACACATgaattgacataaaaaattcTTATCACAGTTCCTATCTAAAGGGCTCTTCCTaaaatattattatctgttCCAAATAAAAGGAAGACAAAAActgacaaaagaaaataaaagtttctttttcaCAGATAGTTTAATATTTGCACAAATCTTAGTTTAATATTAGCACAAATATTTCAAATGTAATGACATATATCACCTGACTTATCAGACCAAAATTTACCGTTAGAAATACCTCTTCATCTAATTATGGTTGGTGGTGGCAAGTCCTTTTGACCAAGTTCTTCCAAGTGTAAATGGTGAGTGTAGGAagtgtgtttcttttttctctgataATCAAGCACTTTCCTCCCTCAAGTGTTAAGTTTTAAACCAACATAGAGCATTTAAacttcaaatctttttttttttcttttaagaaacaaaatatgCAAGCAATGCATattaaattaatatatatatatatatatatatacatatagaaTGCGTGGATGTTGATTTGGCAAGGTGGGCTGGTTCATGAATCACTGGTTTGGGGGATCAGAGATTCAATAAGaacctaaaaaaatttaaattggttTGGCCCTGTATGATTTTTGAAAATACAGTACTTGAAGGACTTGCTGGTTTCTATGGTTTCCATCCCTCATCATGCATTGAATCTAATAGAAAATGTTTTGGTGTGTAACTAGGTCAATCCCAGAACACCATGATTTAATGTGACACATGACAACTTGGTCAACTTTTTGACATATGTTAGAAGTTCACTGTTCCTCAGTCCCTTGGGCAACTTGTACAGATGCCCTTGGAACTGTCGTCAATCCTGGCTCAGTTTTGTTTTCAGAGTAATGAACCAAAAGTTTCTTTTGGATTCAAAAGAGCCTCATGAAAGTTTGGATGAGACGAGCAttgcatttaattttttttgtcatgAAAATTGCAAAATAACTTCCATTGTAGGGTGATATTCGGGCATTAGAGGATATCACATATGAGAAGCGGAAAGACTTCATCATGAAGTACAAGCTACCAGAAAATGTCCCCCTTGTCTCCTTCCACTCCGAAGCAAGTGTGGCCCCAGGAGTCATTGCCATGATGTATCAAATAGGGCATGCGGAGCTTCCACGGTTTCCCTTTACAAGCTTTGGTGGTGGTGAGTCTAATTTTGTCCAAGTGAGCCGCAAGGTGCCTGTGGTAATCCCTCTTGCTGCTGCCATGGCTGTGTGCGCTCTGCACTTACGACTTCGATACGGAGAGAGGAGTGATGGATTAGTGACCCGCTGTGATGCTGAAGTTCCAGGATCTGTTGTTGTCCGACCAGACAGGAAGCTCAACCATGCCTGGATGGTTTACTCTTCACAGAAGAAAGATCCTTGTGAGCCTGATGCTCGAGAAATATGTGAGGCTTTATTGACTTTGCTTGTGGAGATtggaaagatgaagaaaaatcttaagaggTACCTTAACAACATCCAAAGTCAAATATAGTAATGAATTTTCAAATGATTGTTTTCCTTCTAGCTTCtgaattttggggtttttggttGCATTGCATCTGATCTGTGTCTCAATTTTCCCTGATATGGGTTCTCATATGATTACCTCGAGCAGGACAATACCATTTAGGTTGGCAGCATAATCATGACAGAGATACTGTATGGCTGCTCAAAATGAACGGGAACTATTCCATTCTCAAGATTAGTGTTGGTTTGTGTGCGGACATGACATTTGGGAGAAGCAATTGGCTGAAATATGAACAGTTTGAATTATGCAGACGCTTAGCAAGACACAGCAGTAGCTTGTCTAGTCAACAATCAGAGTCAAACAATCAAAGCATGTTTCTTCATGctcaagaagcttctaattctGATACACCAAAACTGTGTTCCATTGATATTGGTGTAAATTCATGTTTTGTATTTGGCTGTCTAGAATTCACCTGCAGCTGTGGCAATGAGGATTTCAATCTGTTTGAATTCTTAATGCAAGGGATTTTTCTCTACGTCTGGATAAATACCTGGATTTGTTTGTTAATTGATGCTTTCTTTGTGCAATATTCTGGGAACTAACTGTAATATCAGCTTTCTTGGCTAACATGTTGAGGTGAGGACATTTTCTTTAATAGAATCTCTTGACACTCACTGAAGTTGGAGACTTTGTAGTAGTATTCAGGAATTTCATGATCGACTCCTGTAACTTCATGTCCTGACTAGCTCTGGAATGTGAGTTTCAGAGATAGCTTTGCAAGTCATATTCAAGTGAAGGGAATAACATCATAGATGTCCTGATCAATTCCAGGTTTTGAATGTTAAAAgaccaaaatacttttccttaaCACCTCAAGGTAGTATCATAGGATTATGCTGAAATATGCATTCTAGTTGATCACAGCTCACATTATTAGAAGAAACATTGATTCTTTCCATTGGAACAAATGATTTGATCTGCGTTAGTGTCATTATCTGATCTTCTGGATAGTCCTTCGCAGATGCAATCCTGGTTTGAAGCTTTCTGGTCTATTGGACTTGTAAAACCCACCAAAGATAAGCAGTACCAGTGAACCAGACACAGCAATAATTGAAGAAGTTCCAACAAAGATAAGGCACCTAAACCAAAACACAAGCCTCTCTAGACCATACCAAGTATATGATGTAACCTTGCCATCTCTGTTACAGGACGCTTTAAATTATGTTCCACATTCATCTCACATCTGTGTCACACTTCATGTAAGCCATTGAAAGATGCAGGAAATGGAATCTATGCTGAAACCCAAATTGTATCCTTTGCTATGTCCTTCTAAAACATAGCTTACCATTCATGTTCTTCAAATACATTTTCTAAACCTTACCTGATTCTAATGTTTGGAGGCAGTTACTTGCTGAGTGGATTGTTAGCCCACCTTAGATTCAAAGAGAAAATAGTAGGTCCAAGGATATTTAACTCTAGGTTGAATAGGTCCTGCCAATTTTGATCTTGGACCAGATTGGAATTGGTCAGAATCAATTGGCATTGGTcttaaaaaccctagaattggccCCCTTCAGATCTGAAAACCTAATAGTCCAGTCCCAAAAACTCTAGAATTGGCTGTTCCGGACCATTCTAAACCACTATCAGCCATGATTGATTACTATCAAAATAAGACGATTTGAATAGAATCCAATCCCAAATTTTGAAACAGAGAATAGATCAAATGAACTAGCTTTTCcctggaaaaaaaatggaaaaatatcatTTCAATTCGACTACTTATTTCTCAAAATTCCCTCTCAAAATGCTTCATGCAGCCGCTGCATCGATGCAATGAGTATCAGGTAGTTGGGAACCCCTTGAGGCGTGTGTCTAAATGCTTTCAACAGTTCAATGTCACTACACCTCACCGCTAGCTGCAGAGGATGTAGACTCCAATCGAACcaactgatttggattgaaattagTCGATTCTGACCCAATTCCAGCCGATTCTTTGTCTTTCTCCAGCAAATTATtcattttcatatttgatttcGTCTTAAAACCAAATTTTGACCGTTAAAATTCTCCGAAATTCcactaaaatcaaatcaaatttaaaaaaaaaaaaaagaaaaaaaaaaagaaaaagaaaaagggtacAGTAGTCTAGCTCACGTGCTAGTCGTGAAAGCAGTTAGGTCAGAGATGGTTGGACAACTTTAGACTAACGGAACCTATGACGGGCTAAATGTATAGGGTACATGATATGACCCTTTTGCCCTCCATTATCCCTTCTACCTTACAAGcattaggggtaaaatagggtAAAAAGAAACCATCTTCTGCCACTCAGAAGAAACGCCATGGTTTTCTTCaacttttcttctctgtttccgAGTTTTACTTTTGACACCTCAAAAGCATTTAAAAGCCATTACTTGCCCGAGCTTTCACGTATACAGAGttggaagaaagagagattgatAGAGACATAGACATagacagagacagagatagCGATTGAGCTGAAGATCCTCCTCAATGACTAGATAGGAGTAGAGAGATCTTCGATGGCTGCAGGTTCATCAGAAATCAGATCTAATGCCAAGGTGAAACCCAACCTAGATTCGTCTTCCAAGGGAAAGGCTGTTCTATCTGTTAACAAGAAGAAGATTGAGAGCTCAAACAAACAATCGATTGATTCTAGGAATAAATCTTTCTCCTCAGTAACAAAATCAGAGGTACCCCACTTACTTCCACGTTTGATTCTTcagcttaaattttttttcttggctgaTCGATCTGGGCTCAcgttattatttattatttgcaTTCTTTTTGCCTTGCTAATTTGATAGTGGTTCCGAGTATGAAATGTTTTTCTGTTGTTCTTGGTTTGAAGGTgaagaaatcaacatcaaattCATCGATATCCGTCACCAAGACCACAACTACTGTTAAGGCGAAAGGGAAAAAAGTTTTCACTTTGCCCGGCCAGAAATATGATCCTCCTGAAGAGGTTCTTTAGatttatatcttcttcttctatattgACCTTCTCCATATCATGGTTAATTTCTCATTTTGTAACTGTCCCCTTGTTTCTCCTTTTCATGTCTCGTCTGTTTTTGCAGAGGGAACCCCTTAGGATATTCTACGAATCATTGTCGAAACAGATACCTTCAAGTGAAATGGCTGAATTCTGGTGTGTTTCTTCATACTCTTTATAAACATTTGCCTTGAGATGCTTTACTGGTGTGTTCAAGGAAACTTTTATTAGATTTTTGGACGGTCTTTAAAGTTTCTATAGTACCTATTTCCTAGACACTAATGCTACTACAGGAGAGGAAAAAGTTTAGTTTTGTGGTTGGACTTTGTATTTAGGTGCAGCAATTAAATGAGGAAGACCGTTTTTTACTGAATATCTACTAAATTTTGTTGCCATAAATAATGGCAATGACTTGGTTTCCCACTTTTCGATCATGGATTCACAACTATGATGTATAATTAAATCGATGAGTGTatgaattttttccattttacctTCCTCTGTTGGGAGTATGCTGGACATGAACACAACTTCATGATTGCAATGTCACAGGTTAACCATTTGAACTAGGACCTTTTACTCCCAGCTGGGTTGTTAACAGGTAGTGCTTCATATAGTGTCCTTGAACATATGGCCTGTACAGTAAAATATGCCCCAAAATATTCCTTGTATGGGCTTTAGGAAAGCATAAGTTCTGACATGTGAAGGTAAACCATACATTAGATATGACGTAGGATATTGCAAACAAGGACTTTTGGGAAATAAGGCTAGGGTTTGCATAAGAATAATGAATGGCAAGAGAGTtaaga
Protein-coding sequences here:
- the LOC122075795 gene encoding uncharacterized protein LOC122075795 isoform X3, producing the protein MNDMCSFRGCVLQASSQVYCDAVRPTSFHSENLSFCSSMEDLVACLWTLASDISHRFIHFIEYLVFRDGYGCSLDATISSSGRYSRSSGSGILESIFHDCPRPSEPSETGTSVRNYERRVSDLEEHLPVNCVEVVETNHSFWTVPSFFQGLAWRLALTCWRSPFLHIRHVQIRVHSLISRLQRTLHGSSSDIGWLQRVPGVPLVKDGTTRFMELLEGIRNGEHTLPNSFVYLLIPGLFSNHSPLYFVSTKRFFSKMGLACHIAKIHSEASVEHNAWELKQYIEELYWGSGKRILLLGHSKGGVDAAAALSIYWSALEDKVAGLALVQCPYGGTPIASDILREGQIADKEVRRTMELLLCKLIKGDIRALEDITYEKRKDFIMKYKLPENVPLVSFHSEASVAPGVIAMMYQIGHAELPRFPFTSFGGGESNFVQVSRKVPVVIPLAAAMAVCALHLRLRYGERSDGLVTRCDAEVPGSVVVRPDRKLNHAWMVYSSQKKDPCEPDAREICEALLTLLVEIGKMKKNLKRTIPFRLAA
- the LOC122075795 gene encoding uncharacterized protein LOC122075795 isoform X1 encodes the protein MNDMCSFRGCVLQASSQVYCDAVRPTSFHSENLSFCSSMEDLVACLWTLASDISHRFIHFIEYLVFRDGYGCSLDATISSSGRYSRSSGSGILESIFHDCPRPSEPSETGTSVRNYERRVSDLEEHLPVNCVEVVETNHSFWTVPSFFQGFMHSLFDLRLAWRLALTCWRSPFLHIRHVQIRVHSLISRLQRTLHGSSSDIGWLQRVPGVPLVKDGTTRFMELLEGIRNGEHTLPNSFVYLLIPGLFSNHSPLYFVSTKRFFSKMGLACHIAKIHSEASVEHNAWELKQYIEELYWGSGKRILLLGHSKGGVDAAAALSIYWSALEDKVAGLALVQCPYGGTPIASDILREGQIADKEVRRTMELLLCKLIKGDIRALEDITYEKRKDFIMKYKLPENVPLVSFHSEASVAPGVIAMMYQIGHAELPRFPFTSFGGGESNFVQVSRKVPVVIPLAAAMAVCALHLRLRYGERSDGLVTRCDAEVPGSVVVRPDRKLNHAWMVYSSQKKDPCEPDAREICEALLTLLVEIGKMKKNLKRTIPFRLAA
- the LOC122075795 gene encoding uncharacterized protein LOC122075795 isoform X2, whose amino-acid sequence is MQRLDRSVISLPCHVYCDAVRPTSFHSENLSFCSSMEDLVACLWTLASDISHRFIHFIEYLVFRDGYGCSLDATISSSGRYSRSSGSGILESIFHDCPRPSEPSETGTSVRNYERRVSDLEEHLPVNCVEVVETNHSFWTVPSFFQGFMHSLFDLRLAWRLALTCWRSPFLHIRHVQIRVHSLISRLQRTLHGSSSDIGWLQRVPGVPLVKDGTTRFMELLEGIRNGEHTLPNSFVYLLIPGLFSNHSPLYFVSTKRFFSKMGLACHIAKIHSEASVEHNAWELKQYIEELYWGSGKRILLLGHSKGGVDAAAALSIYWSALEDKVAGLALVQCPYGGTPIASDILREGQIADKEVRRTMELLLCKLIKGDIRALEDITYEKRKDFIMKYKLPENVPLVSFHSEASVAPGVIAMMYQIGHAELPRFPFTSFGGGESNFVQVSRKVPVVIPLAAAMAVCALHLRLRYGERSDGLVTRCDAEVPGSVVVRPDRKLNHAWMVYSSQKKDPCEPDAREICEALLTLLVEIGKMKKNLKRTIPFRLAA
- the LOC122076920 gene encoding uncharacterized protein LOC122076920; protein product: MAAGSSEIRSNAKVKPNLDSSSKGKAVLSVNKKKIESSNKQSIDSRNKSFSSVTKSEVKKSTSNSSISVTKTTTTVKAKGKKVFTLPGQKYDPPEEREPLRIFYESLSKQIPSSEMAEFWMMEHGLLSLERAKKAYERKQRKQQQLRMGTPTKPPKLDKPESSQKQQQASKNSDLKVKKRIMTESNSDDDFIVKYKKVKG